A genomic region of Actinomycetota bacterium contains the following coding sequences:
- the steA gene encoding putative cytokinetic ring protein SteA: protein MRLSGTARIDSRTKDLVKRLSSDDIAIIDHQDIDKVSAEGLLGVGVECVINASRSISGAYPNTGPILLARGGVHILDDVGPAVFERIQDGAAINIIGHDVFLEGELIASGQWLTVESIESSMLEADSEMGAQLDSFVRNTLDYLENEKELLTGAIAVPETGIDLVFDEVDAGIGGATATAIGRRLSLLAEKHQVLVVTHLAQVAAFADRHLVVTKSVDSDGVRTQVDHVADEARIAEVARMLSGGSSETGLAHASELLASAKRSRTEGRKDALVGNR, encoded by the coding sequence ATGCGCTTGTCGGGAACCGCTAGGATCGATAGTCGCACCAAGGACCTCGTCAAGCGCTTGAGCAGCGATGATATCGCCATCATCGACCACCAGGACATCGACAAGGTCAGCGCAGAAGGTCTTCTCGGAGTCGGCGTTGAGTGCGTCATCAATGCCTCTCGCTCCATTTCGGGCGCATATCCGAACACCGGCCCGATCCTTTTGGCCAGAGGTGGGGTTCACATCCTTGATGACGTCGGGCCCGCCGTCTTCGAGCGCATCCAAGATGGAGCGGCCATAAACATCATCGGGCACGATGTGTTCCTTGAAGGCGAACTCATAGCTTCTGGACAGTGGCTGACAGTTGAATCCATCGAGTCCTCAATGCTTGAAGCCGACAGTGAGATGGGAGCGCAACTCGATAGTTTCGTCAGGAACACCTTGGACTACCTTGAGAACGAGAAGGAGCTGTTGACCGGAGCGATTGCTGTTCCGGAAACCGGCATCGACCTCGTCTTTGACGAGGTTGATGCCGGAATCGGAGGCGCCACGGCCACCGCAATCGGCCGACGCTTGAGCCTGTTGGCCGAAAAGCATCAGGTTTTGGTCGTCACGCACCTTGCCCAGGTGGCGGCATTCGCTGACCGGCATCTGGTTGTCACCAAGTCTGTCGACTCTGACGGAGTGCGCACGCAGGTCGATCACGTCGCCGATGAAGCCCGAATCGCCGAAGTGGCGAGGATGCTTTCGGGGGGTTCCAGCGAGACCGGACTCGCACACGCGAGCGAGCTGCTCGCTAGTGCAAAGCGATCCAGGACGGAGGGTCGCAAGGATGCGCTTGTCGGGAACCGCTAG
- a CDS encoding DNA repair protein RecN, with the protein MLRELHVRDLALIDEAWLEFEPGLNVISGETGAGKTALVVALKLLLGGRSDSRMVRAGATEALVEGVFEHEAREILVKRRVGVDGRSRCVVDGEMSSVSALAGGLAPLVDLHGQHDHQSLLRPANHVSYLDGYIGTTARAARETYSAARTEFFAATEALAKLQATIGDLQREAEELTSLIADIDSVAPAMGEDEEIAARVAILQHSGRLTEATAEAFGSLRDEDGATEGASRALVALTRVASLDPAVEAFRGRLEVLLGGLDDIAGELREYGESLEHDTDQLEFGHDRLATLTLLKKKYGVTIEEVLQCRADAVARLALLEDADHSIAGASSRVEAAVADYQVVAETLASIRSAAIPGFVSRLHDAVADLSMDGARFEVSMEPLELDAWSNDGPHRVEFTYAPGPEQPYRPFAKIASGGELSRVMLALKSVLSGADPVPVLVFDEVDAGIGGATATAIGRRLSLLAEKHQVLVVTHLAQVAAFADRHLVVTKSVDSDGVRTQVDHVADEARIAEVARMLSGGSSETGLAHASELLASAKRSRTEGRKDALVGNR; encoded by the coding sequence GTGCTTCGCGAGTTGCACGTTCGCGATCTTGCTTTGATCGATGAGGCCTGGCTGGAGTTCGAGCCTGGTTTGAACGTCATCTCTGGAGAGACGGGCGCAGGAAAGACCGCACTCGTGGTAGCCCTGAAGTTGTTGTTAGGCGGCCGGTCGGATTCGAGAATGGTCCGAGCCGGTGCTACGGAAGCTCTGGTAGAGGGCGTGTTCGAGCATGAAGCCCGCGAGATCCTCGTCAAGCGGAGAGTGGGAGTCGATGGACGCTCCCGTTGTGTTGTCGACGGGGAAATGTCATCGGTTTCGGCGCTGGCGGGAGGGCTCGCCCCTCTGGTAGATCTTCACGGCCAACATGACCATCAATCGTTGTTGCGACCCGCAAACCACGTCTCTTACCTTGACGGCTACATTGGCACGACCGCACGGGCGGCTAGGGAGACGTATTCTGCGGCTCGCACAGAGTTCTTCGCTGCCACCGAGGCTCTTGCGAAACTTCAGGCGACGATCGGGGATCTTCAGCGTGAGGCTGAGGAGCTGACGTCTTTGATTGCCGACATCGACTCGGTCGCCCCTGCGATGGGGGAGGACGAGGAGATCGCAGCACGTGTGGCCATCTTGCAGCACAGCGGCAGGCTGACGGAAGCCACCGCCGAGGCATTCGGGTCCCTGAGGGACGAGGACGGCGCCACTGAAGGCGCTAGCCGAGCCCTCGTGGCACTCACGCGAGTTGCCTCGCTCGATCCCGCGGTAGAGGCATTCCGAGGTCGCCTAGAGGTTCTCCTCGGCGGGCTCGATGACATCGCGGGGGAGCTGCGTGAGTACGGCGAGAGTTTGGAGCACGATACCGATCAGCTCGAGTTCGGGCACGACCGACTTGCTACCCTGACCCTGCTCAAGAAGAAGTACGGTGTGACCATCGAAGAGGTCTTGCAGTGCCGGGCCGATGCGGTCGCGCGCCTTGCGCTGTTAGAGGATGCGGACCACAGCATCGCTGGAGCCTCATCCAGAGTGGAGGCCGCTGTCGCCGATTACCAGGTTGTGGCGGAGACTCTGGCCTCGATCAGGTCCGCTGCGATTCCGGGTTTCGTCAGCAGATTGCATGATGCGGTCGCTGACCTGTCGATGGACGGGGCAAGATTCGAGGTCTCGATGGAGCCCCTTGAACTCGATGCGTGGAGCAACGATGGTCCTCATCGCGTTGAATTCACCTACGCTCCCGGTCCAGAACAGCCATATCGCCCTTTCGCCAAGATCGCATCCGGCGGCGAGCTATCGCGCGTCATGCTCGCTTTGAAAAGCGTGCTCAGCGGCGCGGATCCTGTCCCGGTTCTCGTCTTTGACGAGGTTGATGCCGGAATCGGAGGCGCCACGGCCACCGCAATCGGCCGACGCTTGAGCCTGTTGGCCGAAAAGCATCAGGTTTTGGTCGTCACGCACCTTGCCCAGGTGGCGGCATTCGCTGACCGGCATCTGGTTGTCACCAAGTCTGTCGACTCTGACGGAGTGCGCACGCAGGTCGATCACGTCGCCGATGAAGCCCGAATCGCCGAAGTGGCGAGGATGCTTTCGGGGGGTTCCAGCGAGACCGGACTCGCACACGCGAGCGAGCTGCTCGCTAGTGCAAAGCGATCCAGGACGGAGGGTCGCAAGGATGCGCTTGTCGGGAACCGCTAG
- a CDS encoding NAD(+)/NADH kinase — MRVLLVPNTAKQASSSAVAELIAWLDEGGFDPVLTLDDAAEMGVGSYGVSPSEIGSPILAVALGGDGTILKAVHILGDVEVPILGINLGRLGFMTGASAKRLTEVVASALAGEGRLERRTTLAAEVTMDGRVGGRYRALNEVFVGRSGSGRVIEVALDINGMNMATFTCDGVIIATSTGSTAYALSAGGPIVSPDVQCQIVIPVAPHTLIQRAMVLSMSDRVELRFPNPARRDACLYVDGVMMPCRSAIDKVEIGPASHEVLLLKLQGRDFFEVVRDEFLRR; from the coding sequence GTGCGAGTGTTACTGGTTCCGAATACAGCGAAGCAGGCGAGCTCCTCGGCGGTTGCCGAGCTCATCGCTTGGCTTGATGAAGGCGGCTTTGACCCGGTCCTGACGCTCGATGACGCTGCCGAGATGGGCGTCGGGTCGTATGGTGTGTCGCCTTCGGAGATCGGCTCGCCGATACTCGCGGTGGCGCTGGGCGGCGACGGCACCATCTTGAAGGCGGTGCACATCCTTGGCGATGTCGAGGTTCCGATACTCGGCATAAACCTGGGCCGGCTGGGATTCATGACCGGAGCTTCGGCAAAGCGACTGACCGAAGTCGTTGCTTCGGCGTTGGCCGGCGAAGGGCGCTTAGAGCGGCGCACCACACTTGCGGCCGAAGTGACGATGGATGGGCGGGTAGGAGGCCGATACAGGGCGCTCAACGAGGTCTTCGTGGGTCGCTCGGGCTCCGGGCGGGTGATCGAGGTCGCGCTGGATATCAATGGGATGAACATGGCGACTTTCACTTGCGACGGAGTGATCATCGCGACTTCGACCGGTTCGACGGCGTATGCGCTTTCCGCGGGAGGGCCGATCGTTTCGCCCGATGTGCAGTGTCAGATCGTGATCCCAGTTGCTCCACATACCCTGATCCAACGTGCAATGGTGCTTTCTATGAGCGATCGCGTGGAGTTGCGGTTCCCTAATCCGGCCAGGCGAGATGCCTGTCTGTACGTCGACGGCGTGATGATGCCCTGCCGAAGCGCCATCGACAAGGTCGAGATCGGGCCCGCTTCTCACGAGGTCTTGCTCCTGAAGTTGCAGGGTCGGGACTTCTTCGAAGTCGTACGCGATGAATTCTTGAGGAGGTAG
- a CDS encoding TlyA family RNA methyltransferase, whose product MARQRIDIALVDRGLFESREKAQAAVLAGTVKADSVVVHKPGHQVDEGAVLEVSSALEFVSRGGLKLKGALETFGVDVAGRRAIDVGASTGGFTDCLLQRGATNVAAVDVGYGQLAWSLRNDPRVSVFERTNIRHVDPAVLGGPFELAVIDVSFISLTLVAAPVVSMLTPDAHLLALAKPQFEVGKGRVGKKGVVKDPALHVEVLHKVSEHVCGLGLRVAGICNSPIKGPEGNIEYWLWASNKGPCGESGIDIETTVADAHKTLGA is encoded by the coding sequence ATGGCGCGCCAGCGGATCGACATCGCACTCGTTGATCGGGGGCTTTTCGAGTCCCGAGAGAAGGCCCAGGCAGCAGTGTTGGCCGGAACAGTGAAGGCCGATTCGGTGGTGGTGCACAAGCCCGGCCACCAGGTCGATGAGGGAGCCGTGCTAGAGGTCTCATCGGCGTTGGAGTTCGTGTCCCGCGGTGGCTTGAAGCTCAAAGGGGCGCTCGAGACTTTCGGTGTGGATGTCGCAGGACGCCGTGCGATCGATGTGGGTGCTTCGACGGGGGGATTTACCGATTGCTTGCTGCAGCGTGGGGCGACGAACGTTGCTGCTGTGGATGTCGGGTACGGTCAGCTTGCGTGGAGTTTGCGCAACGATCCACGGGTGAGTGTCTTTGAGCGGACGAATATCCGGCATGTGGACCCCGCCGTTTTGGGTGGGCCTTTCGAGCTGGCTGTCATCGATGTGTCCTTCATCAGCCTGACGCTGGTGGCCGCTCCGGTGGTCTCGATGCTTACTCCGGACGCGCATCTTTTGGCTTTGGCTAAGCCTCAGTTCGAAGTTGGTAAGGGCCGTGTGGGAAAAAAGGGTGTGGTGAAAGATCCTGCGCTACACGTCGAAGTCCTGCACAAGGTGTCGGAGCACGTCTGTGGGCTTGGCTTGCGCGTTGCCGGAATCTGCAATTCGCCTATCAAGGGCCCAGAGGGTAACATTGAGTATTGGTTGTGGGCCTCGAACAAGGGGCCTTGTGGCGAATCGGGCATCGATATCGAGACTACGGTCGCCGATGCACACAAGACGTTAGGGGCATGA
- the dxs gene encoding 1-deoxy-D-xylulose-5-phosphate synthase encodes MTTERILDTIESPCGLGGLSAAQLQTLAAEIREELIATVAKTGGHLAPNLGVVELTIGIHLALECPKDKIIWDVGHQSYVHKLLTGRRDRFGTLRQYGGLCGFPKRSESEYDAFDTGHASDSLSVAHGLALARDAAGRDETVVAVIGDGSLTGGMAFEAMNHVGHIGTPLVIVLNDNEMSIAQNVGALASYLAKVRLDPRYNRLRDDVESALARTRLGAVMVAAGEAAKESFKQLVVPGMLFEELGLKYVGPIDGHNIEAVSSAMERAKLVDGPVIIHCVTRKGAGYEHAEDKPDEFHGVGPFSVATGKTSSKKNGLLSYTEVFGRSLVAEAERDERIVAITAAMPAGTGLDTFAERFPERFFDVGIAEQHAVALAAGLALGGLRPVVAIYSTFLQRAYDQLMMDVALQNLPVTFCVDRAGLVGEDGPTHHGVFDLTYLRSIPNLMILAPSNEAELTSALRTALAADGPVAIRYPRGFGIGEAIPATPVELPAGESRPVREGTDVAILAIGRMTQTAEKAAELLASDGVSATVVDMRWLKPLDIVAISKAALSHRLVVTVEENTGAGGFGAAVLETLADLGIETPVLRMAIPDCFVTHGSTNKLLEEIGLTPEGVRGAVLGRLLGMPGVDTMERQEDGAPADRHRTR; translated from the coding sequence TTGACTACTGAACGCATACTGGACACCATCGAGTCGCCTTGTGGGCTTGGCGGCCTTTCGGCGGCTCAGCTTCAAACCCTGGCTGCTGAAATCCGCGAAGAGCTCATCGCCACGGTCGCGAAAACCGGCGGTCATCTGGCTCCCAATCTGGGAGTGGTCGAGCTCACGATCGGTATCCATCTGGCGCTGGAGTGCCCCAAGGACAAGATCATCTGGGATGTGGGGCACCAATCCTACGTCCACAAACTTCTTACCGGCCGAAGGGACCGCTTCGGCACTTTGAGGCAGTACGGCGGCCTGTGCGGCTTTCCGAAGCGTTCCGAAAGCGAGTACGACGCCTTCGACACTGGGCACGCCTCGGATTCGCTGTCTGTTGCGCACGGGCTCGCGCTGGCGCGCGACGCAGCCGGGAGGGACGAGACGGTCGTCGCGGTCATCGGGGATGGCTCGCTTACGGGAGGCATGGCCTTCGAGGCGATGAATCACGTCGGGCATATCGGAACGCCGCTCGTGATCGTGCTGAACGACAACGAGATGTCGATCGCGCAGAACGTCGGTGCGCTCGCCAGCTACCTGGCCAAGGTCCGCCTCGACCCGCGCTACAATCGCCTCCGCGATGACGTCGAGTCAGCGCTGGCAAGGACCCGCCTGGGCGCGGTCATGGTCGCCGCCGGTGAGGCAGCGAAGGAGTCCTTCAAGCAGCTGGTGGTCCCGGGGATGCTCTTTGAGGAGCTGGGCCTCAAGTACGTCGGCCCCATCGATGGCCACAACATCGAAGCGGTTTCCTCGGCGATGGAGAGGGCGAAGCTCGTTGACGGCCCTGTCATCATCCACTGCGTCACGCGCAAAGGGGCAGGATACGAGCACGCAGAGGACAAACCCGACGAGTTCCACGGTGTCGGCCCGTTCTCGGTGGCTACTGGCAAGACCTCCTCGAAGAAGAACGGGCTGCTTTCGTACACCGAGGTTTTCGGCAGATCGCTCGTGGCCGAGGCTGAGCGTGACGAGCGCATCGTTGCGATCACGGCCGCCATGCCCGCCGGAACCGGCCTCGACACTTTTGCCGAGCGATTCCCTGAGCGGTTCTTCGATGTCGGTATCGCCGAGCAACACGCGGTCGCATTGGCCGCGGGACTTGCGCTGGGCGGCTTGCGGCCGGTGGTCGCCATCTACTCGACCTTCCTGCAGCGCGCTTACGACCAGCTCATGATGGATGTCGCGCTGCAGAACCTGCCGGTGACCTTCTGCGTCGATCGCGCCGGGCTTGTCGGCGAGGACGGCCCCACACACCATGGCGTGTTCGATCTCACCTACCTACGGTCGATCCCGAACCTGATGATCCTCGCGCCCTCCAACGAGGCCGAGCTCACGAGCGCCCTTCGCACAGCGCTTGCCGCCGATGGACCGGTCGCGATCAGATACCCGCGCGGGTTCGGCATCGGCGAGGCGATTCCAGCTACCCCAGTCGAGCTGCCTGCCGGCGAGTCCAGGCCGGTGCGTGAAGGCACCGATGTCGCGATTCTCGCGATCGGCAGGATGACCCAGACCGCCGAGAAGGCCGCTGAGCTGCTCGCATCAGACGGGGTCTCGGCGACCGTCGTGGACATGAGGTGGCTCAAGCCCCTCGATATCGTCGCGATCTCCAAGGCTGCCTTGAGTCACAGGCTGGTGGTGACTGTCGAGGAGAATACGGGAGCGGGTGGCTTCGGGGCCGCCGTTCTCGAAACGCTCGCCGACTTAGGGATTGAGACCCCGGTCCTGAGAATGGCGATTCCGGACTGCTTCGTCACCCACGGATCGACGAACAAGCTGCTTGAAGAGATCGGCCTTACGCCCGAAGGTGTGCGAGGCGCGGTACTCGGGCGGCTTCTCGGCATGCCAGGCGTCGACACTATGGAGAGACAGGAAGATGGCGCGCCAGCGGATCGACATCGCACTCGTTGA
- the xseB gene encoding exodeoxyribonuclease VII small subunit: MSDERYSFTMARERLEEIVTQVRKKDVSLEQSLDLLEEGIRLANICTELSDQTDLRQALEGPADGEVESETPDGNASDDRAEGASKAHSESVEGSDSLER; the protein is encoded by the coding sequence ATGTCCGATGAGCGCTACTCATTCACGATGGCGCGCGAGCGTCTCGAGGAGATCGTCACGCAGGTTCGCAAGAAGGATGTCTCCCTGGAGCAGAGCTTGGACCTGCTTGAGGAGGGGATTCGGCTAGCCAACATCTGCACCGAGCTTTCCGACCAGACGGATCTGAGGCAGGCCCTTGAGGGTCCAGCTGACGGCGAGGTCGAGTCCGAAACGCCCGACGGTAATGCGAGCGATGACCGCGCCGAGGGCGCGAGCAAGGCACACAGCGAGAGCGTGGAGGGTTCCGACTCTCTTGAGCGGTGA
- the nusB gene encoding transcription antitermination factor NusB encodes MMIERSKARKQALHILYQREITGESVEHIMRDGSYSREEGELLPFGLELSQGVEQHQSGIDDLLGRISEHWTVARMPLVDRNILRIAAYEIVYADDVPVSVSINEAVELAKLYGGEDSSKFVNGVLGRLADSAARMKEGWRPEDVR; translated from the coding sequence ATGATGATAGAGCGATCCAAGGCCAGGAAGCAGGCCCTTCACATCCTCTACCAGCGAGAAATCACTGGTGAGAGCGTGGAGCATATCATGCGCGATGGCTCTTACAGCCGCGAAGAGGGAGAGCTGCTTCCGTTCGGTCTTGAGCTGTCACAGGGCGTGGAGCAACACCAGAGCGGGATCGACGACCTTCTGGGCCGCATCTCCGAGCACTGGACGGTCGCCCGCATGCCGCTTGTCGACCGTAATATCCTGCGCATCGCCGCTTACGAGATCGTGTACGCGGATGACGTCCCGGTGTCGGTATCGATCAACGAGGCCGTCGAGCTCGCTAAGCTCTACGGGGGAGAGGACTCCTCGAAGTTCGTCAACGGGGTTCTCGGCAGGTTGGCTGATTCGGCGGCGCGGATGAAGGAAGGTTGGAGGCCCGAGGATGTCCGATGA
- a CDS encoding Asp23/Gls24 family envelope stress response protein, with product MSEEIKIEGLAIAPGVLETIVTLAAESVDGVAQVCYPGLAGMVRKSSSMGPGRCVEVSLGDSSEVNVAIHVRALYGHPLREVAQRTQEAIADALASQVGLKTDAVDVYIDGIDFPA from the coding sequence ATGTCTGAAGAGATAAAGATCGAAGGACTGGCCATAGCGCCCGGCGTCCTTGAAACGATTGTGACCTTGGCCGCCGAGAGTGTCGATGGCGTGGCCCAGGTTTGCTATCCGGGGCTTGCAGGAATGGTCCGCAAGTCGAGTAGCATGGGTCCCGGTCGATGCGTCGAGGTCAGCCTGGGCGATTCCTCGGAAGTCAACGTTGCTATCCACGTGCGAGCCCTGTACGGCCACCCGCTCAGGGAAGTCGCCCAACGGACGCAGGAAGCGATCGCCGATGCGCTGGCTAGCCAAGTCGGCCTGAAGACCGATGCTGTCGACGTCTATATCGACGGCATCGATTTTCCTGCATGA
- the accC gene encoding acetyl-CoA carboxylase biotin carboxylase subunit encodes MFDRVLVANRGEVALRVIRACKEMGIETVAVYSEADRDSLHARMADQSVCIGPAISTKSYLNMANVISAALMSGAKAIHPGYGFLAENAAFARAVEESGLVFVGPSAEAIEKMGDKAVARSTAMAAGVPCVPGSDGEVERAEDALAFAQRVGFPVIIKASAGGGGKGMRVVTSAEELETAFVAARNEAGAAFGNDGVYIEKYLSRPRHIEFQVLADSHGNAVHLYERDCSVQRRHQKLIEEAPSPALTPELRERMGEAALSLVRAVDYRNAGTVEFLLDIDGSFYFMEMNTRVQVEHPVTEQITGVDIIKEQLRIAAGLPMRHTEQSDIQIRGHAIEFRINAEDPEHDFRPGPGEVKVFNPPGGFGVRIDSHLYSGYRVPPNYDSLLAKLIVWGENRDEALARAKRALDEFIVVGIPTTVAFHQRVVENPAFQAGEVYTDFVDRHMSSS; translated from the coding sequence ATGTTCGACAGAGTCCTCGTGGCGAATAGGGGCGAAGTCGCCCTGAGGGTGATTCGGGCCTGCAAGGAGATGGGGATAGAAACGGTCGCCGTCTACAGCGAGGCCGACCGCGACAGCCTGCACGCCCGTATGGCCGATCAATCGGTGTGTATCGGGCCGGCCATCTCGACGAAGAGCTATCTCAACATGGCGAACGTCATCTCGGCGGCGCTGATGAGTGGCGCCAAGGCGATCCATCCCGGATACGGTTTTCTCGCCGAGAACGCGGCTTTTGCGCGCGCTGTCGAAGAGTCCGGCCTGGTGTTCGTAGGCCCGTCCGCCGAAGCCATCGAGAAGATGGGCGACAAGGCGGTCGCGCGCTCGACCGCGATGGCTGCAGGCGTGCCTTGCGTCCCCGGAAGCGATGGTGAGGTCGAGCGCGCTGAGGACGCCCTGGCATTCGCCCAGCGTGTGGGCTTCCCGGTGATCATCAAGGCTTCTGCTGGTGGTGGCGGCAAGGGCATGAGGGTCGTGACCAGCGCCGAGGAGCTCGAAACGGCATTCGTCGCGGCTCGCAACGAGGCAGGCGCCGCCTTCGGCAACGATGGCGTGTACATCGAGAAGTACCTGTCGCGTCCTCGGCATATAGAGTTCCAGGTGTTGGCGGATTCCCATGGCAACGCGGTTCACCTCTACGAGCGTGATTGCTCGGTGCAGCGGCGCCATCAGAAGCTCATCGAGGAGGCACCGTCGCCTGCGCTCACCCCTGAGCTGCGCGAACGCATGGGCGAAGCGGCCCTGAGTCTCGTGCGTGCTGTTGACTACCGCAACGCCGGAACCGTCGAGTTCCTGCTCGATATCGATGGCAGCTTCTACTTCATGGAGATGAACACCCGGGTCCAGGTCGAGCACCCGGTCACCGAGCAGATCACCGGAGTCGACATCATCAAAGAGCAGCTCAGGATCGCTGCCGGCCTACCGATGCGCCACACCGAGCAGAGCGACATCCAGATTCGGGGCCACGCAATCGAGTTCCGCATAAACGCCGAGGATCCCGAGCACGACTTCCGCCCGGGTCCCGGAGAGGTGAAGGTCTTCAATCCGCCTGGAGGGTTCGGCGTGCGGATCGATAGCCACCTATACTCAGGTTATCGAGTGCCGCCCAACTACGACTCCTTGCTTGCAAAACTGATCGTGTGGGGCGAGAATCGCGATGAGGCCCTAGCGCGAGCGAAGCGCGCCCTCGATGAGTTCATCGTGGTCGGGATACCCACGACAGTTGCATTTCATCAACGAGTCGTCGAGAATCCTGCATTCCAGGCCGGTGAGGTCTATACTGATTTCGTCGACCGTCACATGTCGTCGAGCTGA
- the accB gene encoding acetyl-CoA carboxylase biotin carboxyl carrier protein: MARVFITDTTLRDAHQSLWATRMRLGDMLPILEKMDSVGYWSLEVWGGATFDAALRFLDENPWDRLRAIKRHCPNTPLQMLLRGQNLVGYRHYSDDLCRRFVFAAKRNGIDVFRNFDALNDIRNVQVTAEAIKECGGLFEGALSYTVSPVHTLDSYIEHAQELKDAGADLIGIKDMAGMLTPFRTEKMVAALKKEIGLPIRVHCHYIGGMAPMNYLKAIEAGAQIVDTAVVALAFGNSQPAVEMIVAALKESKYDTGIDLELLFEIAEYWEDVRIRNNFKRGVTSLMHMEVFSHQVPGGMLSNLLSQLELQNASDRLTDVLAEIPRVRAEVGYPPLVTPLSQIVGTQAVINVLTGKRWNIVPQEMKDYIRGLYGRAPGPMDPDVVAKVLCGTAPLDPDVRPGSMATTTYADVEAEIGDLAKSEEDVLMYALFPNEARAYLTANKDGLKNAVFMMGEEIKSAKEGDQSMDVNQIKELVKIIEASDVSEIVIEEGGAKIAIRKGGVSAQEAAPVVAAPAAAAAPSAAPVLAAATSPNGDQRPSAWKQVTAPMVGTFYRSPSPGAPEFVSVGDAVSVNQPLCILEAMKLMNEITAEESGVIKEVCVDDATPVEYGTVLFYYDPAPSS; the protein is encoded by the coding sequence ATGGCACGCGTCTTCATCACAGATACCACTTTGCGCGACGCACATCAGTCCCTGTGGGCGACTCGGATGCGTCTGGGCGACATGCTGCCAATCCTCGAGAAGATGGACTCGGTCGGTTATTGGTCGCTCGAGGTTTGGGGCGGCGCGACATTCGACGCGGCCCTGCGCTTCCTTGACGAGAACCCCTGGGATCGCCTGAGGGCCATCAAGCGGCATTGCCCGAACACTCCGCTGCAGATGTTGCTCCGCGGCCAGAACTTGGTCGGCTACAGGCACTACTCCGATGACCTTTGCCGAAGGTTCGTCTTCGCCGCTAAGCGCAACGGAATCGATGTTTTCCGCAACTTCGATGCCCTGAACGACATCCGAAACGTCCAGGTGACCGCCGAGGCGATCAAGGAGTGTGGGGGACTGTTCGAGGGCGCACTCAGCTACACTGTGAGCCCGGTCCACACCTTGGACTCCTACATCGAGCACGCTCAAGAGCTCAAAGACGCCGGCGCTGATTTGATCGGTATCAAGGATATGGCCGGAATGCTCACCCCGTTTCGGACCGAAAAGATGGTCGCGGCACTCAAGAAGGAGATCGGGCTTCCGATCCGGGTGCACTGCCACTACATCGGCGGAATGGCTCCCATGAACTACCTCAAAGCCATTGAGGCCGGGGCGCAGATCGTGGATACAGCGGTCGTGGCGCTTGCCTTTGGGAACAGTCAGCCTGCGGTGGAGATGATCGTCGCGGCTCTGAAGGAATCGAAGTACGACACAGGCATCGACCTGGAGCTGCTCTTCGAGATCGCCGAGTACTGGGAGGATGTCCGCATCCGCAATAACTTCAAGCGCGGTGTGACATCACTCATGCACATGGAGGTCTTCAGCCACCAGGTGCCAGGAGGCATGCTCTCGAACCTGCTTAGTCAGCTGGAGCTGCAGAACGCCAGCGATAGGCTGACTGATGTCCTTGCGGAGATCCCAAGAGTCCGCGCAGAGGTCGGCTATCCGCCGCTCGTCACGCCACTCTCGCAGATCGTCGGCACACAGGCTGTCATCAACGTGCTCACTGGCAAGCGCTGGAACATCGTGCCCCAGGAGATGAAGGATTACATTCGCGGTCTGTACGGCAGGGCGCCAGGTCCGATGGACCCAGATGTCGTGGCGAAGGTTCTTTGCGGAACAGCTCCGCTCGATCCGGACGTACGTCCGGGCTCGATGGCGACAACCACATACGCCGACGTCGAAGCCGAGATTGGTGATCTGGCCAAATCCGAGGAGGACGTGCTCATGTACGCCCTCTTCCCGAACGAGGCACGCGCTTACCTGACCGCAAACAAGGACGGCCTGAAGAACGCCGTATTCATGATGGGCGAAGAGATCAAGTCAGCCAAAGAGGGAGATCAGTCCATGGACGTGAACCAGATCAAGGAACTCGTGAAGATCATCGAGGCATCGGATGTCAGCGAGATTGTCATCGAGGAGGGCGGCGCGAAGATCGCAATCCGCAAGGGTGGGGTTTCTGCACAAGAGGCGGCCCCGGTCGTAGCCGCACCGGCGGCTGCGGCGGCTCCTTCGGCAGCACCTGTGTTGGCTGCGGCCACCTCGCCCAACGGCGACCAGCGCCCTTCGGCATGGAAGCAGGTCACGGCCCCGATGGTCGGCACCTTCTACCGCTCGCCGTCACCCGGCGCACCTGAGTTCGTGAGCGTCGGCGATGCCGTCAGCGTCAATCAGCCGCTTTGCATCCTGGAAGCCATGAAGCTCATGAACGAGATCACTGCCGAGGAATCCGGAGTCATCAAGGAAGTGTGCGTCGATGACGCAACGCCGGTCGAGTACGGTACCGTGCTCTTCTACTACGACCCGGCACCGAGCAGCTGA